One Spinacia oleracea cultivar Varoflay chromosome 4, BTI_SOV_V1, whole genome shotgun sequence DNA segment encodes these proteins:
- the LOC130471573 gene encoding uncharacterized protein has product MEPKPWVSLFKGSSLPSKGFALNFIAPTVCDGKPIAVLDKHEIQKMNDLWGNAVVMYVVGEKPSIGAILRFIAKEWHQVGKPQIFLHDEGYFVIRFQSKKDKESVLVAGPHMFFGKPMIVKPWTASFNFQEEILRVVPVWVRLPNLPLSCWGGDSLSRIGSLLGDPLYADECTSKQQRISFARILIEVDVTGDLPKSVQIQDPMGNIVKQVVEFEWLPPYCQKCKIVGHDCTQTRVNTTRFRPADVQRKKVVKDDGENGELSVYDKPFTPIAPVLDEGWRVVSRRRRDIRTPAQTVGLAEVHLNGEELVAGGEGVEFPIDPP; this is encoded by the exons ATGGAACCAAAACCATGGGTGAGTCTATTCAAAGGTAGTTCACTCCCTTCTAAAGGTTTTGCGTTGAATTTTATTGCTCCCACAGTCTGTGATGGTAAACCCATAGCTGTACTTGATAAGCATGAGATACAAAAAATGAATGATCTATGGGGAAATGCAGTTGTCATGTATGTAGTTGGGGAAAAACCTTCGATTGGGGCTATTTTGAGATTCATTGCAAAAGAATGGCACCAAGTTGGTAAACCTCAGATTTTCCTCCATGATGAGGGCTATTTTGTAATCAGATTCCAGTCAAAGAAGGATAAGGAATCAGTTCTGGTGGCTGGTCCTCATATGTTCTTTGGCAAACCTATGATTGTTAAACCTTGGACAGCAAGTTTTAATTTCCAGGAGGAAATATTGAGGGTAGTTCCAGTGTGGGTTAGGTTGCCTAACTTACCACTGAGCTGTTGGGGGGGTGATTCATTGAGCAGAATAGGGAGTTTGCTTGGAGATCCTCTATATGCTGATGAATGTACTTCTAAACAGCAAAGAATTTCATTTGCTCGAATTCTCATTGAGGTGGATGTAACTGGTGACTTGCCTAAATCTGTGCAGATTCAGGACCCTATGGGTAACATTGTTAAACAGGTGGTTGAGTTTGAATGGCTACCACCTTATTGCCAGAAGTGTAAGATTGTGGGGCATGACTGTACTCAGACACGAGTCAATACCACAAGATTTAGGCCAGCTGATGTTCAGAGAAAGAAGGTTGTGAAG GATGATGGGGAGAATGGAGAGTTATCTGTTTATGATAAGCCTTTTACTCCAATTGCTCCAGTGCTTGATGAAGGGTGGAGAGTTGTTTCAAGGAGAAGAAGAGATATTAGAACTCCAGCTCAGACTGTGGGGCTTGCTGAAGTCCATTTGAATGGGGAGGAATTGGTTGCTGGTGGTGAGGGAGTGGAATTCCCAATTGATCCACCATGA